The genomic segment AGGTCTTCACTGACCATCCCGCAGAGCACAGCCTGAGGCACAGGGATGCGCCCCGTCCTCTTGGGGTCAATGAGGCCCCCGGTCAGGTGCTGCACCAGCAGGTGGGGAAGCACGCTTTCCTGGGGCATCCATCCCTTCTGGATGGCCTCACCTACTGACAGCCTCTTCTTGGTGACTGGGTCCTCAATGCCAGTGAAGGCCTTCTGAGCATTGAGTAGCCGTTGCGTGGAGGTGTTCTCAATGAGTCCTCGCTCCACCGCCTTGTGCACGGAGTATCGCTCTCGGCTGAGAAGGTCCACGATGCCCCCTGTGGCTGCCTGGGCCTCCAACAGCTTCTGCCCAGTGATGGGGTCCAGCATGTTCTTGGCCACGGCTGCCTGGATGCTGCACTTCCTCTCTGTGGTTGTGTCGTACACCCCGGCGATGGGGAAGCAATCATCAGTGAGCCCAAAAGAGAGGCCTGGGGAGAAGAGAGTGGTACTCTGGGGGCCTGGGGAGCAGAGCGGGGACTTGGAGATGATGGACCCAATGGAGAGTGAGGAACAGGGCTTGGTCTCCCCAGCCACAAGCAGGGCAAACTCGGAGATGGAGAGGCGGCCGTCCTTGTACCTGTGGTACTCCTCTTTGGAAATGCGGCGGCAGCGGAGGGCAGCCTCAATGGAGTATTGCTTCCCACTCTTGCGGTCCAAGAGCACAGACTCCTCCCCACAGGGGCTGGAGGTGGTGACTTCTTCCCAGTCACACTccagctcctgcagctggagGTACTGGCCTCGGTCGATGATGCCCCTCTTGTAGGCCTCGTACGGGGACATGTCATTCCCAGTCTCCGGTTCCAAGATGCAGATCTTAGTGGAAAGGTTGGTCTCCCGGGTCTGGGTTTCCTGGCTGAGCTCTTCCCGGCTCACCTTGGTGTGCAGGTCCCTGAGGGTCCTCTCCTTCTCGTAGATCTTGTCCTTTTCATGGAGAATGGCTGCCTCGAGCTGCGAGAGGGCCTGGCCACGCTGGGCGGCCTTCTGACGCTCGCTCTCCGTCTTCTGGCTCAGGAGCCTCCCCTCTTCCTGCAGCTGCTGGGCTTTCTGCTGCTTCTGCCGCTCCAGCTCTCGAAGCTCTTGCTGCAGCCGCCCACACTCCTGGCTTGCCTGGTCCCGGGCCTTCTGGAGTTCAGCCTCCTCACGGGACCAGGATCTCCTCAGAGCCTCAGCCCGGTCAATCCGCTCCCGCAAGCTCCGGACCTCCTCCTCCCGGGCCTGGCGGGCTGCGCGCTCCCGATTGAGGGTCTCCCACGCTCGGGCTCTCTCGCCCTCCAGCACCGGATCCTTCTCCACCCTGATCACTTCCTTATAGATGGTCTTCTCCTGTGATTTAGTTTTCTGGAGGAGGTCAACCTGGACCTGCAGGCCCTGGCACTCCCTATGCAGCTCCATCACTCGGCTCTTCTCCTGGTCCAGCTCCCGCCTCAGGGCTTCTGTAGACCTCTCCAGATCCGGGTCCTTCTCTAACTTGACCACTTCCTCCATGATGATCTTCTCCTGCCGAGCAGGAGGCCGCTTCTCCAGCTCCTGGATCTTCAGGGTCAACTGCCGCAGCTCCTTCTCGGCAGCCAGCTTCTTGCTGCGGTCCTCCTCAAAGCTGAGCAGGGCCTCCTTCTCCTCTACACTGGCACTCAGCTGCCGCACCTCCAGCTccagctgccgccgccgcccCACCTCCTCATCCAAGCTCCGGCTCAGCCGGCTGTGCTCCTCATGCAGCTTCGGGTCCTTCTGGGTGACCACCACCTCCTGCACTACAATCTGCTCTTCGGGCCGCCTCCTCTCCAGCAGCAGGTACTTGTTCTGTAGCTCATAGAGCACATCCTCGGCCGCTCGCCTCTTCTGCACCGCCTCCCGCACCTCCTGCCGGAGCCTCTCagcctctttctccagcaccgGATCCTTCTCGTGCCGCACGACTTCTCTGCTCACCATCTTGGTCTCCACCTTGGACCGTTCCCGCTTCCACTCATCACGTTCCCCCTGCAGCCGGATGAGCTGCTCCTGGCAGCGCCCATTGGTGTTGACCAGCTCGTTGAGCTGAGCCTTGAGGCGGTCGATCTCACGGAGCACCTCCGGGCTCCTCTCGTGCCTCACCACCTCCTGAGTCACTTCCTTGTATTCCACCACGGGCTTCTGAGCCCGCAGGACCTCCAGCTCAGGCAGGAGTTTCTCCACCTCCTGCTCCACAACGCTCCTCTTGTGACCTGTCTCCTGCAGCTCGGCCTGGAGCCGTGCGATCTCACGCTCCGTCTCAGGGTGCACCTGGAAGATCTCGTTGACACGCTCCTGGAGCTGTACCTTAGGCTTCTGCTTCTCCACCACCCTGTGCTTGTCCTGCAGCTCCTGCAGTTCCCTGGCCAACACGACATTCttgttcttctcctcctccaggaGGCTCCTCAGCCTGGCGGCTTCCTTGAGAAGGCCAGGGTCCTGCTCCACCCTCTTTATCTCCTTCACAATGACCTTGGGCTCCACCGAGCTGATCACCTGCTCCAGGTCTTTGATACGAACCTGGATCTTGGCAACTGCCTCCTTCGCCCCCTTCCTCTGAGCAGCATCTTCCTCAATCTGTAGCCTTAGAGTCTGGACCGACTTAACCATTTCCAGATCCTTCTCCACCTTAACCACCTCCTTCACCACAACCCTCTCCTTCACGTCCATCTCCTTCTGCTCCAGGGCCAGCAGCTCAGCCTTCAGTTCCTCCAGCCGGGCCGTGAGGATGCTGTTCTCCCCACGCAGCCATTGCCGCTCATCTTGCAGCTGGGTGGCCTGGCTGTCGAGGCCAGGGTCCCTCTCAATTTGAGTGACCTCTTTGGTCAGCAGGTGAGGCTGCATGGTCCTCCTCTTGCCCTCCAAGTGGACGACCTTTTGGGCCACCACCTCCAGCTCAGCCTGCAGGCGGGCCCGCCTCTTGGCCTCCTCCTCCGTCCGGGTTGACATTGTAGCCACATCACGTTCCAGCTGGGGGTCCCGGTAGAACTCCaccacttccttctcctccagcCTCGCCACAGGCTGCTGGGTCCtcagctgcagcagctgctgcctcttTTCCTCCAGCTCACGCTGCACCGCAGCCACCCGCTTCCTCTCTTTCTGTAGCTGGGACTTGAGGACCTCTGACTCTGCCCCTGCTTGGGCTGGGCTCCCAGACCCCGGTCTTGCTGTGTGTGTCACTTGGATGTCTTCACTAAGCTCCTgcagtgggaggggagagagagagtcctgGTGTGAATGGAGAAAAGATTGGAGCCCCATTTTTTCTGTACCCCACCTCTGAGGTCAGAGACCCCTTCCTGTTTTCTGAGACTGTAGATCCCGGGCCATGGAGCTGAAGACGTGGGATGCTTGGACACAGGATGTTGAGGCTCTCAGTTAGATGCTATTAGGGTACAAGGCAGGGTCCAGGC from the Peromyscus eremicus chromosome 8a, PerEre_H2_v1, whole genome shotgun sequence genome contains:
- the Evpl gene encoding envoplakin, producing MFKGLSKGSQGKGSPKGSPAKGSPKGSPNKHNRAATQELALLISRMQANADQVERDILETQKKLQQDRQNGEQNQALQHQQETGRNLKEAEVLLKDLFLDVDKARRLKHPQAEEIEKDIKQLHERVTQECAEYRALYEKMVLPPDVGPRVDWARVLEQKQKLVCEGQYGPGMAELEQQVAEHNILQREIEAYGQQLRTLVGPDATTIRNQYRDLLKAASWRRQSLGSLYTHLQGCTRQLNALAEQQGRILQQDWNDLMPDPTGVRREYEHFKQHELLAQEQNINQLEDDAERMVELGHPAIGPIQVHQEALKMEWQNFLNLCICQENQLQHVEDYRRFQEEADSVSQTLAKLNSNLDTKYGLVPGDSSGSPTELLLQLEAEEKQLAMAERAVGELQQQSRKVAPLPQRRNPPKQPLQVDSICDWDSGEVQLLRGEQYTLKDNADPYTWVVQGPGGETKSAPAACLCIPAPDPEAVAKASRLAMELQTLKQKLSTVKSRLKATVGEPLQPGQQAPAGSAPADPQAQKLLTQMTQLDGDLGQIERQVLTWARTPLNRSAPLTDLEDRIHSHEGTAQHLQSLGAEKEAAQQDCEAFLSTKPVGPAALQLPVILNNVKNKYNDVQSLCHLYGDKARAALGLEQQIQEADRVIRGFEATLAQEGPLPEGSGALQQRVNELQHQRKELLQQQACVLGLHRQLKAAEHACGALQNNFQEFCQDLPRQQRQVRVLTDRYHAVGDQLDLREKTLQDARLTYQQFTNVRDNLSSWLEQLPHNQVQPSDGPSQIAYKLEAQKRLMQEILGREQDRATVSRLTQDLQEALQDYELQADTYRCSLLPTLAVPAPKRLRVISLQESIQAQEKNLAKAYTEVTAAQQQQLYQLEFAKKMLEKELSEDIQVTHTARPGSGSPAQAGAESEVLKSQLQKERKRVAAVQRELEEKRQQLLQLRTQQPVARLEEKEVVEFYRDPQLERDVATMSTRTEEEAKRRARLQAELEVVAQKVVHLEGKRRTMQPHLLTKEVTQIERDPGLDSQATQLQDERQWLRGENSILTARLEELKAELLALEQKEMDVKERVVVKEVVKVEKDLEMVKSVQTLRLQIEEDAAQRKGAKEAVAKIQVRIKDLEQVISSVEPKVIVKEIKRVEQDPGLLKEAARLRSLLEEEKNKNVVLARELQELQDKHRVVEKQKPKVQLQERVNEIFQVHPETEREIARLQAELQETGHKRSVVEQEVEKLLPELEVLRAQKPVVEYKEVTQEVVRHERSPEVLREIDRLKAQLNELVNTNGRCQEQLIRLQGERDEWKRERSKVETKMVSREVVRHEKDPVLEKEAERLRQEVREAVQKRRAAEDVLYELQNKYLLLERRRPEEQIVVQEVVVTQKDPKLHEEHSRLSRSLDEEVGRRRQLELEVRQLSASVEEKEALLSFEEDRSKKLAAEKELRQLTLKIQELEKRPPARQEKIIMEEVVKLEKDPDLERSTEALRRELDQEKSRVMELHRECQGLQVQVDLLQKTKSQEKTIYKEVIRVEKDPVLEGERARAWETLNRERAARQAREEEVRSLRERIDRAEALRRSWSREEAELQKARDQASQECGRLQQELRELERQKQQKAQQLQEEGRLLSQKTESERQKAAQRGQALSQLEAAILHEKDKIYEKERTLRDLHTKVSREELSQETQTRETNLSTKICILEPETGNDMSPYEAYKRGIIDRGQYLQLQELECDWEEVTTSSPCGEESVLLDRKSGKQYSIEAALRCRRISKEEYHRYKDGRLSISEFALLVAGETKPCSSLSIGSIISKSPLCSPGPQSTTLFSPGLSFGLTDDCFPIAGVYDTTTERKCSIQAAVAKNMLDPITGQKLLEAQAATGGIVDLLSRERYSVHKAVERGLIENTSTQRLLNAQKAFTGIEDPVTKKRLSVGEAIQKGWMPQESVLPHLLVQHLTGGLIDPKRTGRIPVPQAVLCGMVSEDLGQLLQDESGYEKDLTDPITKERLSYKEAMERCCKDPLSGLLLLPAVLEGYRCYHAASPTLPRSCVR